The Populus nigra chromosome 14, ddPopNigr1.1, whole genome shotgun sequence genome has a segment encoding these proteins:
- the LOC133672342 gene encoding uncharacterized protein At5g23160-like, which translates to MEPASCQRKPKKTRTKFTSFLGCFGFSRKAIPSPEKKPQTGLFSWSWVCVKNSGAKTVPIDSTVPGSDRTSGASKPKRQKSLTKHETPRQTPARVSSDRAPKEMPGETWYRSSEQDIILENGKLSDHVETTKDATCKKRLSFCRKIDAIRTGTNQPSSPEVKEKPIRTVSIITRSESSPSQPVERQATKTPNTAARSRVTIKRPHKENDHQNGKKSDHPFVGMSIIIMTMVLMLVWGKLCAILCTSAWFYFVPRLRSEDSVSNGLISAESFYDSEEYKKKVVMDGFLERSRRSIS; encoded by the exons ATGGAGCCCGCCTCCTGTCAAcgcaaacccaaaaaaacaagaacaaaattcaCAAGTTTTCTCGGTTGTTTTGGATTTTCCAGGAAAGCCATTCCATCTCCCGAGAAGAAACCGCAAAcaggtttgttttcttggtcTTGGGTTTGCGTCAAGAACTCAGGCGCCAAAACTGTCCCCATAGACTCTACCGTGCCTGGCAGTGACCGAACCTCTGGTGCCTCGAAGCCAAAGCGTCAAAAATCCTTAACCAAACACGAGACGCCACGTCAAACTCCTGCGAGAGTCAGTTCAGATCGAGCACCCAAAGAGATGCCTGGAGAG ACATGGTACAGGTCTTCTGAACAAGACATCATCCTCGAAAATGGGAAACTCTCGGATCACGTGGAAACTACAAAGGACGCCACGTGCAAGAAACGATTGTCCTTTTGCCGGAAAATAGACGCTATAAGAACCGGCACTAACCAACCCAGCTCGCCCGAAGTCAAGGAAAAGCCCATTCGAACTGTGTCGATAATAACCCGATCAGAATCCTCCCCCTCACAGCCAGTTGAAAGACAGGCAACAAAAACACCAAACACGGCGGCGAGGTCCCGGGTCACGATTAAGAGGCCTCATAAAGAAAACGATCATCAAAATGGGAAGAAAAGTGACCACCCCTTCGTTGGTATGTCAATCATTATAATGACCATGGTTTTAATGCTGGTATGGGGTAAATTATGTGCCATTCTCTGTACTTCTGCTTGGTTCTACTTCGTTCCTCGACTAAGGAGTGAAGACAGTGTGAGCAATGGTTTGAT